Proteins encoded in a region of the Sterolibacterium denitrificans genome:
- the rimP gene encoding ribosome maturation factor RimP — MQLAERIEQAVTGLGYELVDFETTPRARLLRVFIDRPEGITVDDCAAVSNHLTRLFAVENIDYDRLEISSPGLDRPLKKAADFERFAGQEAQVRMRLPIAGRRNFSGVLLGVREAEEMLVLLQGEGGGQPFELPLAQVDKARLVPKF, encoded by the coding sequence ATGCAACTGGCAGAGCGCATCGAGCAAGCCGTCACGGGACTGGGCTATGAACTCGTCGATTTCGAGACGACGCCGCGCGCGCGCCTGTTGCGGGTTTTCATCGACAGGCCGGAGGGCATTACGGTCGACGATTGCGCGGCGGTGAGCAATCACCTGACCCGCTTGTTCGCAGTCGAGAACATCGATTACGACCGGCTTGAAATTTCCTCGCCGGGCCTCGACCGGCCGTTGAAGAAAGCGGCGGATTTCGAGCGTTTTGCCGGGCAGGAGGCGCAAGTGCGGATGCGCCTGCCGATCGCTGGCCGGCGCAATTTCAGCGGCGTGCTGCTGGGCGTGCGCGAGGCCGAAGAGATGCTGGTGCTGCTGCAGGGTGAAGGCGGCGGGCAGCCTTTCGAGTTGCCGCTGGCGCAGGTTGACAAGGCGCGGCTGGTACCGAAGTTTTGA
- the scpB gene encoding SMC-Scp complex subunit ScpB gives MLTLYTPEDYKRVLEAALLTASGPLPLPELKRLFDEEFDDDTLRALLADLKADWSPRGVELAQLASGWRFQTRPEYQAHLDRLKNEKAPKYSRAVMETLAIIAYRQPVTRGDIEDIRGVAVSPNILKTLEARDWIDCVGHRDAPGRPALYATTRKFLDDLGLRSLSELPPLADMEASMENRDVTDAAAQQEI, from the coding sequence ATGCTGACGCTCTACACGCCTGAAGACTACAAGCGGGTGCTCGAGGCGGCGCTGCTGACGGCCAGCGGCCCCTTACCGCTGCCCGAGCTGAAGCGCCTGTTCGACGAAGAATTCGACGACGATACCCTGCGTGCCCTGCTGGCCGACCTCAAGGCCGACTGGTCGCCGCGCGGCGTCGAACTGGCGCAGTTGGCCAGCGGCTGGCGCTTCCAGACACGGCCGGAATATCAGGCGCATCTGGATCGACTGAAGAACGAGAAGGCGCCGAAATATTCGCGGGCGGTGATGGAAACCCTGGCCATCATCGCCTATCGCCAGCCGGTGACGCGCGGCGACATCGAGGACATTCGCGGCGTCGCCGTTTCGCCCAATATCCTCAAAACCCTGGAGGCGCGCGACTGGATCGATTGCGTCGGCCATCGCGACGCCCCCGGCCGGCCGGCCCTGTACGCCACGACCAGAAAGTTTCTCGACGATCTCGGCCTGCGCAGCCTGTCCGAGTTACCGCCATTGGCGGATATGGAAGCAAGCATGGAGAACCGCGATGTCACCGATGCCGCCGCGCAGCAAGAAATCTGA
- the rpsO gene encoding 30S ribosomal protein S15 — MAISTAEKAKIVGDFQRAQGDTGSPEVQIALLTARINGLTGHFKANVKDHHSRRGLLKMVNQRRKLLDYLKRKNLDGYRELLGRLNLRK, encoded by the coding sequence ATGGCAATTTCCACTGCTGAAAAAGCAAAGATCGTTGGCGACTTCCAGCGTGCCCAAGGTGATACCGGCTCGCCGGAGGTTCAGATTGCGCTGCTTACCGCCCGTATCAATGGCCTGACCGGACATTTCAAGGCCAATGTCAAGGATCACCACTCGCGGCGCGGCCTGCTGAAAATGGTCAATCAGCGTCGCAAGCTGCTCGATTACCTGAAGCGCAAGAACCTCGACGGCTATCGTGAGCTGTTGGGCCGTCTCAACCTGCGCAAGTAA
- the infB gene encoding translation initiation factor IF-2: MSQMNVTQFASELKVSASVLLEQLKKAGVGKKAVDDTLTEQDKARLLEYLRKSHGEAEGKAKITLTRKKTTEIRAADASGKARTIQVEVRKKRVLVRRDATEAAAESTPAAAATAAPVNVTAPAEGAAPAVASGKTTKPAAVETPVVAKAAAATPVAEGVAPVMAAGEAEAKPKAEASDQAGMAAPAVVADSVATTADAPAPAAKAKATKKSAAATATPDTAATAATTAPASAATRTAAGTKAGSAVRVVRNVVSANELEQRQREAQKQAELLARQAADFKEKQERARIEAERRLAAQQAQLEAAQKAAEATAKPEEKAAGVTGTLHKPAGKTDDKKGAKKAGGGGTTAWKDDVAKKRGLRTRGETGPSGWRGAGGSRHRGRHGGHGEEAAPQQQAPEQVVRDVHVPETISVADLAHKMSVKATEVIKTLMKMGTMVTINQSLDQETAMIVVEEMGHRPFAAKLDDPDAFLEQEQAVAKEYAMIPRAPVVTVMGHVDHGKTSLLDYIRKTRIAPGEAGGITQHIGAYHVETPRGMVTFLDTPGHEAFTAMRARGAKATDIVILVVAADDGVMPQTKEAIHHAKAAGVPLVVAMNKIDKPEANPERVKQELIAEGVVPEEYGGDSPFVPLSAKTGQGIDDLLEHVLLQAEVMELTASPDAPAKGVVVEARLDKGKGPVATILVQNGTLRRGDTVLAGAVYGRVRAMLDENGQPVEAAGPSIPVEIQGLSDVPGAGAEAVVLADERRAREVALFRQGKFRDVKLAKQQAAKLENMFENMGQAEARQLALIIKADVQGSQEALVHALNQLSTDEVKVNIMHAAVGGISESDVNLAAASNGVIIGFNTRADASSRRLAENLGVDLRYYGIIYDAVDDVRAALSGMLAPEKRENVIGTVEIRQVFRISKVGTVAGCMVTDGCVRRNAQVRLLRNNQVIHTGELDSLKRYKDDVKEVKSGFECGLSLKNYDDLIEGDQLEVFEIQDIARTL; the protein is encoded by the coding sequence ATGTCACAAATGAACGTCACCCAATTTGCCAGTGAACTGAAAGTCTCTGCGAGCGTGCTGCTGGAGCAGTTGAAGAAGGCCGGCGTCGGCAAGAAGGCGGTCGACGACACCTTGACAGAACAGGACAAGGCCAGGTTGCTCGAATACCTTCGCAAATCGCATGGCGAAGCCGAGGGCAAGGCGAAGATCACGCTGACCCGCAAGAAGACCACCGAGATCCGCGCTGCGGATGCCAGCGGCAAGGCGCGGACCATTCAGGTCGAAGTGCGCAAGAAGCGCGTGCTGGTGCGCCGCGATGCCACCGAGGCGGCTGCCGAGAGCACACCGGCTGCTGCTGCCACGGCGGCCCCGGTGAATGTGACTGCGCCTGCGGAGGGTGCGGCGCCCGCTGTGGCAAGTGGAAAAACCACCAAGCCAGCCGCCGTCGAAACGCCCGTCGTGGCGAAAGCTGCTGCGGCAACGCCGGTTGCCGAGGGCGTTGCACCGGTCATGGCGGCGGGTGAGGCCGAGGCCAAACCCAAGGCCGAAGCCAGCGATCAAGCCGGGATGGCAGCGCCTGCCGTCGTTGCGGATAGCGTTGCCACGACTGCCGATGCCCCCGCGCCTGCAGCCAAGGCCAAGGCGACAAAAAAATCCGCAGCGGCCACGGCAACGCCGGATACGGCGGCAACGGCGGCGACGACTGCCCCAGCCAGCGCAGCCACCCGGACTGCTGCGGGCACCAAGGCGGGTTCGGCAGTGCGCGTGGTACGCAATGTGGTCAGCGCCAACGAGCTGGAACAGCGCCAGCGCGAGGCGCAAAAGCAGGCAGAGTTGCTGGCGCGCCAGGCAGCCGATTTCAAGGAAAAGCAGGAGCGGGCGCGTATCGAGGCCGAGCGGCGGCTTGCCGCCCAGCAGGCGCAACTCGAAGCTGCGCAAAAGGCCGCCGAAGCCACCGCCAAGCCGGAGGAAAAGGCCGCCGGCGTGACCGGCACGCTGCACAAGCCCGCTGGCAAGACAGACGACAAGAAGGGGGCCAAAAAGGCCGGCGGGGGTGGGACGACCGCCTGGAAGGATGACGTCGCCAAAAAACGCGGCCTCAGGACGCGTGGCGAGACGGGCCCCAGCGGCTGGCGCGGGGCGGGTGGCAGCAGGCACCGTGGGCGCCATGGCGGTCACGGCGAGGAGGCTGCGCCGCAGCAGCAGGCTCCCGAGCAGGTCGTGCGCGATGTCCATGTGCCGGAGACGATTTCCGTTGCCGATCTGGCGCACAAGATGTCGGTCAAGGCCACCGAGGTGATCAAGACGCTGATGAAGATGGGCACGATGGTGACCATCAACCAGTCGCTCGACCAGGAAACGGCAATGATCGTCGTCGAGGAAATGGGCCATCGCCCCTTCGCCGCCAAGCTCGACGATCCGGATGCCTTCCTCGAACAGGAACAGGCGGTCGCCAAGGAATACGCGATGATTCCGCGCGCGCCGGTCGTTACCGTCATGGGCCACGTCGACCACGGCAAGACTTCGCTGCTCGACTATATCCGCAAGACACGCATTGCGCCCGGCGAGGCCGGCGGCATCACCCAGCATATCGGTGCCTACCATGTCGAGACGCCGCGCGGGATGGTGACCTTCCTCGATACGCCGGGCCACGAGGCCTTTACGGCGATGCGCGCGCGCGGTGCCAAGGCGACGGATATCGTCATTCTGGTGGTAGCTGCCGATGATGGCGTGATGCCGCAGACCAAGGAAGCCATCCATCATGCCAAGGCGGCCGGCGTGCCGTTGGTCGTCGCCATGAACAAGATCGACAAGCCGGAGGCCAATCCCGAGCGGGTCAAGCAGGAACTGATCGCCGAAGGCGTCGTGCCGGAAGAGTATGGCGGTGATTCGCCATTCGTTCCGCTGTCGGCAAAAACCGGCCAGGGCATCGATGATCTGCTGGAGCACGTGCTGCTGCAGGCCGAAGTCATGGAGCTCACGGCTTCTCCGGATGCGCCTGCCAAGGGGGTGGTCGTCGAGGCGCGCCTGGACAAGGGCAAGGGCCCGGTGGCGACCATCCTGGTGCAGAACGGCACCTTGCGGCGCGGCGATACCGTGCTGGCCGGGGCAGTGTATGGCCGCGTGCGCGCCATGCTCGACGAGAACGGTCAGCCCGTGGAGGCGGCGGGTCCGTCGATTCCGGTTGAAATTCAGGGTTTGTCGGATGTGCCGGGCGCCGGCGCCGAGGCCGTCGTTCTGGCGGATGAGCGCCGCGCGCGCGAAGTCGCCCTGTTCCGCCAAGGCAAGTTCCGCGACGTCAAGCTGGCCAAGCAGCAGGCGGCCAAGCTCGAGAACATGTTCGAGAACATGGGGCAAGCCGAGGCGCGCCAGCTTGCGCTGATCATCAAGGCCGACGTGCAAGGCTCCCAGGAGGCGCTGGTGCATGCGCTCAACCAGTTGTCCACCGACGAAGTCAAGGTCAACATCATGCACGCCGCCGTTGGCGGCATCAGCGAGTCCGATGTCAACCTGGCCGCCGCATCGAATGGCGTCATCATCGGCTTCAATACGCGCGCCGATGCCTCGTCGCGCAGGCTGGCCGAGAACCTCGGCGTCGATCTGCGCTACTACGGCATCATCTATGATGCGGTGGACGATGTGCGGGCAGCCCTGTCGGGCATGCTGGCGCCGGAAAAGCGCGAGAACGTCATCGGCACGGTCGAGATCCGCCAGGTGTTCCGCATTTCCAAGGTGGGCACGGTCGCCGGCTGCATGGTCACCGACGGCTGCGTGCGGCGCAACGCCCAGGTCCGCCTGTTGCGCAACAATCAGGTGATCCATACCGGCGAACTGGATTCCCTGAAGCGCTACAAGGATGACGTCAAGGAAGTCAAGAGCGGTTTCGAGTGCGGTCTGTCGCTGAAGAATTACGACGACCTGATCGAGGGCGATCAGCTCGAAGTCTTTGAAATCCAGGATATCGCCCGCACGCTGTAA
- the truB gene encoding tRNA pseudouridine(55) synthase TruB, producing the protein MNAPRRAPRRRVDGVLLLDKPLGLTSNAALQSVRRLYNAAKAGHTGTLDPLASGLLPLCFGEATKFAGELLDADKEYVAQIRLGVTTNTADAEGEVLATHPVAVNAERVSAVLASFVGEIMQVPPMHSALKRDGKALYEYARQGIEVERQPRRVVIHELRMDRLEGDLLAITVACSKGTYIRTLAEDIGAALGCGAHLAGLRRTRIGRLALAQAVSPVQIEAAEGALRDALLAPVDTLLADLPRAELDATSAIRLGKGQPVRWNGQPGRFRAYHDGRFLGLCKLDAEGWLAPRRLVAEPL; encoded by the coding sequence ATGAACGCGCCGCGCCGCGCACCGCGCCGCCGGGTGGACGGCGTTCTGCTTCTCGACAAGCCGCTCGGGTTGACCTCGAATGCCGCGCTGCAGAGCGTGCGCCGCCTCTACAACGCGGCCAAGGCCGGTCATACCGGCACGCTGGATCCGCTGGCGAGCGGCCTGCTGCCGCTTTGTTTTGGCGAGGCCACCAAGTTCGCCGGCGAGCTGCTCGATGCCGACAAGGAATATGTGGCGCAGATCCGGCTGGGGGTGACGACCAATACGGCCGATGCTGAAGGCGAGGTGCTTGCAACGCATCCGGTCGCGGTCAACGCGGAACGGGTAAGCGCCGTGCTGGCTTCCTTCGTCGGCGAAATCATGCAGGTACCGCCGATGCATTCGGCGCTCAAGCGCGACGGCAAGGCGCTCTACGAATACGCCCGGCAAGGCATCGAGGTGGAGCGTCAGCCACGGCGGGTGGTCATTCACGAGCTGCGCATGGATCGTCTGGAGGGCGACTTGCTGGCGATCACGGTTGCCTGCAGCAAGGGCACCTACATCCGCACCCTGGCTGAAGACATCGGCGCGGCGCTCGGCTGCGGCGCGCATCTGGCGGGCCTGCGGCGCACGCGCATCGGCCGGCTGGCGCTGGCGCAGGCGGTCAGTCCGGTGCAGATAGAAGCGGCGGAAGGCGCGCTGCGGGATGCCTTGCTGGCGCCGGTGGATACGCTGCTTGCCGATCTGCCGCGTGCCGAACTGGATGCAACCAGCGCGATCCGCCTGGGCAAGGGGCAGCCGGTGCGCTGGAACGGCCAGCCGGGGCGCTTTCGCGCCTATCACGACGGGCGCTTCCTCGGTTTGTGCAAGCTCGATGCGGAAGGCTGGCTGGCGCCACGGCGACTGGTTGCCGAGCCGCTCTGA
- the rluB gene encoding 23S rRNA pseudouridine(2605) synthase RluB: MPGPRRVGGRNTPFRPAAAKTAAGAAVPAGRRARGSGGAAPVERNPGADEQTEKLHKALADAGYGSRRELEEWISQGRVSVNGEPAHVGQRIGARDKIRLNGKLVHLRLADARRLRVLMYHKPEGEIVSRNDPQGRASVFDKLPRMRGGRWIAVGRLDFNSCGLLLFTNDGALADRLMHPRSGIEREYAVRIVGELSIEARARLLEGVALEDGVARFGRLTEGGGEGTNRWYRVTIAEGRNREVRRMFEAVGLTVSRLMRVRYGSLQMPPRLKRGMTLELSPEEVKRLIRQLPAAAPAAVQEPAVEAVARKLAAKSATAAPVRARRGGADGASGASGAGGRRSEGNRSRAGGKRQAR, encoded by the coding sequence GTGCCTGGGCCGCGCCGGGTCGGTGGCCGCAATACGCCATTTCGTCCTGCCGCGGCGAAAACGGCTGCCGGTGCGGCAGTTCCGGCGGGCCGGCGCGCGCGCGGCAGCGGTGGCGCCGCGCCTGTCGAACGCAATCCGGGCGCGGACGAACAGACGGAAAAACTGCACAAGGCCTTGGCCGATGCCGGCTATGGTTCGCGGCGCGAGCTGGAAGAGTGGATCAGCCAGGGACGCGTCAGCGTGAATGGCGAGCCCGCCCACGTCGGCCAGCGCATCGGCGCGCGCGACAAGATCCGGCTGAATGGCAAGCTGGTGCATCTGCGCCTGGCCGATGCGCGCCGTCTGCGCGTGCTGATGTACCACAAGCCGGAAGGCGAGATCGTCTCGCGCAATGACCCGCAGGGACGCGCCAGCGTCTTCGACAAGCTGCCGCGCATGCGCGGCGGGCGCTGGATCGCCGTCGGCCGGCTGGATTTCAATTCCTGCGGTCTGTTGCTATTCACCAATGATGGCGCGCTTGCCGATCGCCTGATGCACCCGCGCAGCGGCATCGAGCGCGAGTATGCGGTGCGCATCGTCGGCGAGCTGTCGATCGAGGCGCGCGCCCGTCTGCTCGAAGGCGTTGCGCTGGAAGATGGGGTGGCGCGCTTCGGCCGGTTGACCGAGGGCGGCGGCGAGGGCACCAACCGCTGGTATCGCGTGACCATCGCCGAAGGGCGCAATCGCGAGGTGCGGCGCATGTTCGAGGCGGTCGGCCTGACCGTCAGCCGCCTCATGCGCGTGCGCTATGGTTCGCTGCAGATGCCGCCGCGTCTCAAGCGCGGCATGACGCTCGAGCTGTCGCCGGAAGAGGTCAAACGCTTGATCCGCCAACTGCCTGCGGCAGCGCCCGCGGCTGTTCAGGAGCCCGCCGTCGAAGCCGTGGCAAGGAAACTTGCGGCAAAATCCGCCACCGCTGCCCCGGTCCGCGCGCGGCGTGGTGGCGCAGATGGTGCAAGTGGTGCAAGTGGTGCAGGCGGCAGAAGGAGCGAAGGGAACAGGAGCAGGGCAGGCGGGAAGCGTCAGGCACGCTAG
- the rbfA gene encoding 30S ribosome-binding factor RbfA — MKTFSRSDRVAEQIRRELAELIRLELKDPRVRLVTLTDVEVTPDYAHAKVFYTTLTGHEQHAEIAAGLRRASSFLRRELGRRIKIHHLPELHFVYDESVERGTQLSQLIDQAVASQAGAGDDTTETE; from the coding sequence ATGAAGACCTTTTCCCGCAGCGATCGTGTCGCCGAGCAGATCCGGCGCGAACTGGCCGAGCTGATCCGCCTCGAACTGAAGGATCCGCGCGTGCGTCTGGTGACCCTGACGGATGTCGAAGTGACGCCGGATTATGCCCATGCCAAGGTTTTCTACACGACCTTGACGGGACATGAGCAACACGCGGAAATCGCCGCCGGCCTGCGCCGCGCCAGCAGTTTCCTGCGTCGCGAACTGGGGCGCCGCATCAAGATCCATCACCTGCCCGAGCTGCATTTCGTTTACGACGAGTCCGTGGAACGGGGCACCCAGTTGTCGCAATTGATCGATCAAGCCGTTGCCTCGCAGGCAGGCGCCGGCGACGACACAACCGAAACCGAATGA
- a CDS encoding segregation and condensation protein A, giving the protein MVGEQAAALVDADHAVRIYGEPMLEMPKDLYIPPDALEVILDSFEGPLDLLLYLIRKANVNVLDIAMAPLTEQYLTYVEAMRKRNLELAAEYLLMAAMLIDIKSRMLLPRPPRTEDGEPEDPRAELVRRLLEYEQMKAAAAKLDELPQAERDYEWVTVWIADKLVERQPEVTLQDLQTAWLQLLRQARVTQHHRIRRDELSVREHMSLIMRHLAGGGFVAFERLFEPGAGIPHLIVNFLAMLELAREKLVEITQSEPLAPIYVRLSPNADALHA; this is encoded by the coding sequence ATCGTCGGCGAACAGGCAGCGGCGCTGGTCGATGCCGACCATGCGGTGAGGATCTATGGCGAGCCCATGCTCGAAATGCCCAAGGATCTGTACATTCCGCCCGATGCGCTGGAGGTCATTCTCGATTCCTTCGAAGGCCCGCTCGATCTGCTGCTGTATCTGATCCGCAAGGCCAACGTCAATGTTCTCGACATTGCCATGGCGCCGCTGACCGAGCAGTATCTGACCTATGTCGAGGCGATGCGCAAGCGCAACCTGGAACTGGCGGCCGAATATCTGCTGATGGCGGCGATGCTGATCGACATCAAGTCGCGCATGCTGTTGCCGCGCCCCCCCAGGACCGAGGACGGCGAGCCGGAAGATCCGCGCGCCGAACTGGTGCGCCGCCTGCTCGAATACGAACAGATGAAGGCGGCAGCGGCGAAGCTCGACGAGCTGCCGCAGGCCGAGCGTGACTACGAATGGGTGACGGTGTGGATCGCCGACAAGCTCGTCGAACGCCAGCCGGAAGTGACGTTGCAGGATCTGCAGACCGCCTGGCTGCAGTTGCTCAGGCAGGCGCGCGTCACCCAGCATCACCGGATACGCCGCGACGAGCTCTCCGTGCGCGAGCACATGAGCCTGATCATGCGCCACCTGGCCGGCGGCGGTTTCGTTGCCTTCGAGCGCCTGTTCGAGCCGGGTGCCGGCATCCCTCATCTGATCGTCAACTTTCTCGCCATGCTGGAGCTGGCGCGCGAGAAACTGGTCGAGATCACGCAGAGCGAACCGCTCGCTCCCATCTATGTGAGGCTATCCCCCAATGCTGACGCTCTACACGCCTGA
- the nusA gene encoding transcription termination factor NusA — MSRELLLLVDALSREKNVPKDIVFTALEMALASATKKKVHDDADVRVEINRETGDFEAYRRWLVMPDELVEKDECQIGIIDAREQIADIAIDDYIEETLEPVDFGRIGAQAAKQVIMQKIRDAEREQILSDFLERKEHLVNGTVKRMERGNAIIEAGRIEAVLPRDQMIPRENLRPGDRVRAWLMKIDRTARGPQLILSRTAPEFIMKLFELEVPEIEDGLLEIKSAARDPGVRAKIAVKSNDPRVDPIGTCVGMRGSRVTAVTNELAGERVDIIHWSAEPAQFVIGALAPAEVSSIVVDEEKHAMDVVVSEDNLAIAIGRGGQNVRLASELTGWTINLMTVEESQQKSEEEHGAIRALFMEKLDVDEEVADILIEEGLSTLEEVAYIPIAEMLEIEAFDEATVNELRERARNVLLTEAIVDEEQLEHVSEDLLEVVGMDKSLAAKLARNNILSRDDLADLATDELMEYTGIDAEHAKDLITKARAHWFAAE, encoded by the coding sequence ATGAGTCGTGAACTGTTGCTGCTGGTGGATGCGTTGTCGCGTGAAAAGAACGTGCCGAAGGACATCGTCTTTACCGCCCTGGAGATGGCGCTGGCCTCGGCGACCAAGAAGAAGGTGCATGACGATGCCGACGTGCGTGTCGAAATCAACCGTGAGACGGGAGATTTCGAGGCGTATCGTCGCTGGCTGGTGATGCCCGATGAACTGGTCGAGAAGGATGAGTGCCAGATCGGCATCATCGATGCGCGCGAGCAGATTGCCGATATCGCCATCGACGACTATATCGAGGAAACCCTGGAGCCGGTCGACTTCGGGCGCATCGGCGCGCAGGCTGCCAAGCAGGTCATCATGCAGAAGATCCGCGATGCGGAGCGCGAGCAGATTCTCAGCGACTTCCTCGAGCGCAAGGAACACCTGGTCAACGGCACGGTCAAGCGCATGGAGCGCGGCAACGCCATCATCGAAGCGGGCCGCATCGAAGCCGTGCTGCCGCGCGACCAGATGATCCCGCGCGAGAACCTGCGTCCCGGCGACCGGGTGCGCGCCTGGCTGATGAAGATCGACCGCACCGCGCGCGGTCCGCAGTTGATACTGTCGCGCACGGCGCCGGAATTCATCATGAAGCTGTTCGAGCTGGAAGTCCCCGAGATCGAGGACGGTCTGCTTGAAATCAAGTCGGCGGCGCGCGATCCGGGCGTGCGCGCCAAGATTGCCGTCAAATCGAACGACCCGCGCGTCGATCCGATCGGCACCTGCGTCGGCATGCGCGGTTCGCGCGTCACGGCGGTGACCAATGAACTGGCCGGCGAGCGCGTCGACATCATCCACTGGTCGGCCGAGCCGGCGCAGTTCGTCATCGGCGCGCTGGCGCCGGCCGAGGTGTCGAGCATCGTCGTCGACGAGGAAAAACACGCGATGGACGTGGTGGTGAGCGAGGACAACCTGGCCATCGCCATCGGCCGCGGCGGGCAGAACGTGCGCCTGGCTTCGGAACTGACCGGCTGGACCATCAACCTGATGACGGTCGAGGAGTCGCAGCAGAAATCCGAAGAGGAACACGGTGCGATCCGCGCGCTGTTCATGGAGAAGCTCGATGTGGATGAGGAAGTGGCCGACATCCTGATCGAGGAGGGTTTGTCGACCCTGGAAGAGGTTGCCTACATTCCGATTGCCGAAATGCTCGAAATCGAAGCCTTCGACGAAGCGACGGTCAATGAATTGCGCGAGCGCGCCCGCAATGTGCTGCTGACCGAGGCCATCGTCGACGAGGAGCAGCTCGAGCATGTGTCGGAGGATTTGCTCGAGGTCGTCGGCATGGACAAATCGCTGGCCGCCAAGCTGGCGCGCAACAACATATTGTCGCGTGACGATCTGGCCGATCTTGCCACCGATGAGCTCATGGAATACACCGGCATCGATGCGGAACACGCCAAGGATCTGATCACCAAGGCACGTGCACACTGGTTCGCAGCCGAATAA
- a CDS encoding DUF4139 domain-containing protein — protein MSKSESRQIVLAMLGTLFCLHAATAAAADELVSTLADQKQLAITIYNQDLALIKDSRSVVLERGENALAWRDVSARMRPETALLRNPARPESFRLIEQNFDFDLLTPQKLLEKHVGRSLRVIKTHPSSGAETSEEATLLSANGGTVLQFADRIEAHPPGRLAYQTLPDNLRAQPTLVIRLDTAEAGRQALELAYLSAGLSWKADYVGELSADEKRLDLNGWVTLTNQSGASYPHARLQLVAGDVNRVRDDMERRTMLRAMPMAAAAGAEGMQEENLFEYHLYSFERPTSIADNQTKQVALLSAPQVAVRKEYRLQGEEYLYHDLQSEIARKLKVGVFMEFDNRSPNLGLPLPKGILRVYKRDSNGNAQFIGEDRIDHTPKNETVRIKLGDAFDVTAEKKQTDFKRIAASGRGSSGVIETAFEITLKNAGNEAISVDVVEPIPGDWSMLAENLAHTKASANQARWRVPVPAQGSKLLSYRIRTKF, from the coding sequence ATGAGCAAATCCGAATCCCGGCAGATAGTGCTGGCCATGCTGGGCACGCTGTTCTGCCTGCACGCAGCGACTGCGGCGGCGGCAGACGAGCTCGTCAGCACGCTCGCCGATCAGAAACAGCTCGCCATCACCATCTACAACCAGGATCTGGCCCTGATCAAGGACAGCCGCAGCGTCGTGCTCGAGCGCGGTGAAAACGCGCTTGCCTGGCGCGATGTCTCGGCTCGCATGCGGCCGGAAACCGCCTTGCTGCGCAACCCCGCGCGGCCGGAAAGTTTTCGTCTGATCGAACAGAACTTCGATTTTGACTTGCTGACGCCGCAAAAACTGCTGGAAAAGCACGTCGGCCGCAGTTTGCGCGTCATCAAGACGCATCCGTCCAGCGGCGCCGAAACCAGCGAGGAAGCCACCCTGCTGTCCGCCAACGGCGGGACGGTATTGCAGTTTGCCGACCGCATCGAAGCGCATCCGCCCGGCCGTCTGGCCTACCAGACGCTGCCCGACAACCTGCGGGCACAACCGACGCTGGTGATCCGCCTCGATACGGCCGAGGCCGGGCGCCAGGCGCTGGAGCTCGCCTATCTTTCCGCCGGCCTGTCGTGGAAGGCCGACTATGTCGGCGAGCTGTCGGCAGATGAAAAGCGGCTTGACCTGAATGGCTGGGTGACGCTGACCAACCAGTCCGGCGCCAGTTATCCGCATGCCCGCCTGCAACTCGTCGCCGGTGACGTCAACCGCGTCCGCGACGACATGGAGCGCCGCACCATGCTGAGAGCCATGCCGATGGCGGCGGCAGCCGGCGCGGAAGGCATGCAGGAGGAAAACCTGTTCGAGTATCACCTCTACAGCTTCGAGCGCCCCACCAGCATTGCCGACAACCAGACCAAGCAGGTTGCCCTGCTCTCGGCGCCGCAGGTAGCCGTGCGCAAGGAATACCGCCTGCAAGGAGAAGAATACCTTTACCACGACCTGCAGTCCGAGATCGCCCGCAAGCTCAAGGTTGGCGTATTCATGGAATTCGACAACCGGAGCCCCAACCTCGGCCTCCCCTTGCCCAAGGGCATACTGCGCGTCTATAAGCGCGACAGCAACGGCAACGCCCAGTTCATCGGCGAGGACCGCATCGACCACACGCCGAAGAACGAGACGGTGCGCATCAAGCTGGGCGATGCCTTCGATGTCACTGCCGAAAAGAAACAGACCGATTTCAAGCGCATCGCCGCCAGCGGCCGGGGCAGCAGCGGCGTGATCGAGACGGCCTTCGAAATCACGCTGAAGAATGCCGGGAACGAAGCCATCAGCGTTGACGTCGTCGAACCCATTCCTGGCGACTGGAGCATGCTTGCGGAAAACCTGGCGCACACCAAGGCCTCGGCAAACCAGGCGCGCTGGCGTGTGCCGGTGCCGGCGCAGGGCAGCAAGCTGCTGAGCTACCGGATCAGAACGAAGTTTTGA